From Thermodesulfobacteriota bacterium:
ACTGGTCAAGCGCGCAAGCGGATTCTTCGTTAAGCCCGCTTGATGCAATCGGACCCAGCATACGGTCATAAAAAAGGCGATTGCCGTCCGTGGTCAGAAAATCAAACGCAATCTTGTGGTTAAACCGTCGAATGGCCGCGGAATCCACGCCGTCCAGCCGGTTGGTGGTGGCAATCAGAACCCCCCGAAACCGTTCCATGGCGGTCAGCAGTTCCGAGGTGTGGCTGATTTCCCACGATCGGATTGCTCCCTGCCTAGGGAAAAGAAGCGCGTCCGCTTCATCAAGAACCAGAACCGCGCCCGTATTAGCGGCCCGATCAAACGCTTCGCGGATGTGATGTTCGGTCATACCAACATATGGGTCCAGTATGTCGCTTAATCGCCGGGCCAGCAGTTCCCGATCCAGGTGACGCGCCAGAAAACGGGCGAATTCGGTTTTTCCCGTACCGGGCGGACCGTAAAGAAGCAGGTTAAAGCTGTAAGTCGCCTGAATGTTTCCGGCGCTTTTCAAATAACCGTCAAACTGCTCCGCCTGGAACAATACCGACTGAATGTCGGCCGATATATTCAACCCTTCCAGGGAATAGCAGGCATCAAGGGAGGCCGGGTCGTCTTTCTTGTAACCGCCATTGGCCAGGGTCTGATGCGCCTCCACCCCCTGCCTGATGGCCTGCAACATAGCCGTGCGATGATGATGCCCGGCCTCCCTGGCCTTTTTAACGGCCAGGTCAATAACCCCGGCGTTGGTTTGGAAATCCTGCGCCAGCATCTTCAGATCCTGGTCGTTGATATATCGTTTACATCGATGACGCCGGACGATGTTTTCCCATAGGCGCTCCCGTTGTTGGCGGTTAAACGATTTAAAATGAATACTGAAGGCAAACCGCCGCCGGACAGAGTCCTCGATGGCATGTATATGATTAACAATCCAGATGATGCGCAGGCCGGGATTTTCCATCAAGTTGTTCAGCCAGCCTTTGTCCTGGGTTTCTCCGCGCCGAGACCAAGCATCTTCCGTGTTAAGGACGTTATCCGCCTCGTCCATAATAAAGACCGCGCCTTTATCCCGATTCATACTGCTGACGCATGCGCTTAATACCAGCCGCCGCCGTTTGCTTTCATTCTCTTCGGATTTCTGCGAAACAATTTCATAAACCGGGTCGTTCAGATGCCTTGCCAGACCCCGGGCAAAGCTGGTTTTGCCGGTTCCGGGAGGGCCGTACAACAGAAAGTGAGTGGCCGAATCTGTTTTTCTATCCAGCAGGGAAAGCATGTGGCTTATATCTTCCGAAGGAATAAAGTGTGCATCCAGGGGCAATGTGTCCTTGCCTTTTATTCGCTTCAGGTTTTTTTCCGTCAGGATGTCAGCGCCGGGACCCTCCAGAAAAGCACGTACTTCATCACAAACATTTATGCGACCGCCGCTGGGGTCAATCAGACCGGCAGGGGCCAGTGTTTTGTAGAAAGCGGCGTCGATATCGCTTCTGGTTGCCCCGAGAATTGTGCTCAAATTTCCGCGCCCCTGAAAAGTAGTCAGTTTCAGATGGTTTTCAAAGTAGCTTTCCGGGCCGTTGTAGGCATCGATCATAAAAAAGAAGAAGCTCAGGTCAGCTTCAAGATCGGTCAAATTGAATATTCTCTTCAAACGGGCAATACTTTTCTCAAGATCTGAACCCGGGCAACCGGCCAGGTCACGCTCAACTTCTTCCAGTATTGATGTGATAAAGCTGGTAAAATCCGCGACAACCCAGTTAATCGGGCAATAGTTCAAAATTTTCATAAGCGTCCGGCCGTAAGACCAGAGATTTCCCTTTTCTGATGCCAGCTCGTCCTCATATTCATGCCGCTGCTCTTCCGGTATGCAGGGCAGCAAGAAATCCCCGATCCGGGACATGTTATTTCCGGCGATCCAGCAAAGAAATTCCATAGTTTCGTCGGTTAACGCCAGCCGCCAGGACATAAGCCTTAGCATGTAAACACAACATTTTTTCACCACGAACGATTCGTCCCTGTCACGAACTCCGTGGGGAGAGAACACGATCCTTCCTCGCATCTGATTTTTTTTGATTATCCGGTATTGCCAGTACTCCATAATTGCCTTCCTCCATTATTTTTGTGCGCCGCACATACCACTGTGCCATTTCGTCTATGGCGTAATCGTCCATTTGATTGTTTCTTTTGATACCATTATAGAAGGCAATCGTTTCATTAGACGTTTCGATAAGTGCTTTTAGAAAAATTGATTGTCCTTCGAATAAAACAAGTGCCGCACAGACCTGTTTTTCTCGAACTTTGATCGAAATGGCAGCGACTTGAACAAAAAAAGACCAGTTTTTACAATAAAATGAGCCGGGGAATCAGTGAAAGTGAAGTCAGGATGGCCTGACAAAGGAAAACCAGCGTGGAAAACTATTGAACTTCGAAGAGAAACTTCAGAAAGGGTAGCTTAACAGCATGAGAGGTCAAACTGCCTGGAAGGAGTGTTATTTGTTGCTGTTATACCCAGTTGTATGATGAATAAAATTTATAAATATCTATACTCAGATCTGTTAAATGTTTCTTTATCAGCTCTATATGATTATCTTCAAAGAATAATATTGTTATTTCAGATTCGTTCATACCTTTGTTGTTGGGTTTATCCAATACAAGCCCTTTAGATTTCATTAACGGTTCAATATGGTTTCTTAATATTTGAAGATTGGCCTTTTTTTGCGGCCAATAATTTGCATCCTTAATTTCTGAATATTGATTTAACCGTAAATAATAACCTTTGCCACGTTTATCAATCCGCCAGAACAAAAGTTCCTCTGAATTACTACCGTAAGCATCTTTTCTTCTTGCAATATCTAGTTGTGTCCAAAGAGTACCACCTTTATTCCCCGCATATTTGAAATTAAGGTATGGTATTTGACTATCTAAATCGTGATGTAGTTCACTTAAAATATATTGTTGTGCCTGGCCATGGCTAT
This genomic window contains:
- a CDS encoding AAA family ATPase — translated: MSRIGDFLLPCIPEEQRHEYEDELASEKGNLWSYGRTLMKILNYCPINWVVADFTSFITSILEEVERDLAGCPGSDLEKSIARLKRIFNLTDLEADLSFFFFMIDAYNGPESYFENHLKLTTFQGRGNLSTILGATRSDIDAAFYKTLAPAGLIDPSGGRINVCDEVRAFLEGPGADILTEKNLKRIKGKDTLPLDAHFIPSEDISHMLSLLDRKTDSATHFLLYGPPGTGKTSFARGLARHLNDPVYEIVSQKSEENESKRRRLVLSACVSSMNRDKGAVFIMDEADNVLNTEDAWSRRGETQDKGWLNNLMENPGLRIIWIVNHIHAIEDSVRRRFAFSIHFKSFNRQQRERLWENIVRRHRCKRYINDQDLKMLAQDFQTNAGVIDLAVKKAREAGHHHRTAMLQAIRQGVEAHQTLANGGYKKDDPASLDACYSLEGLNISADIQSVLFQAEQFDGYLKSAGNIQATYSFNLLLYGPPGTGKTEFARFLARHLDRELLARRLSDILDPYVGMTEHHIREAFDRAANTGAVLVLDEADALLFPRQGAIRSWEISHTSELLTAMERFRGVLIATTNRLDGVDSAAIRRFNHKIAFDFLTTDGNRLFYDRMLGPIASSGLNEESACALDQLRCLAPGDFKIVRDRFAFYPKDRVTPAMLIEALRQEADIKQKQSGNKTIGF